A stretch of Brassica napus cultivar Da-Ae chromosome C6, Da-Ae, whole genome shotgun sequence DNA encodes these proteins:
- the LOC106378078 gene encoding uncharacterized protein LOC106378078, with protein sequence MGAPDSFVWLASRSGVYTAKSGYYVAASKELTANRDEARPLQDQNLYKAIWASKIPPKLHLFLWKITQGALALGENLIWSSHIWTSPFDPRLYDSYTEAFLGSTAATNLPPLGVETNLFPWITWGIWTARNSYVFENRYFTPVEIISKAIRMAREWSIAQSPPHSTPSSHHNRVLPPTLTSTFVVCFTDAAWQAGSNRAGCGWILKDHRDAWLKQGTSIFNHTSSPLMAEALAVRTALLNALDAGYTRICIKSDCQALVAIISSKQHPTDLHGITRDIEHLSLSFECISFVFISRILNSAADALAKSSLYSAPTN encoded by the exons ATGGGAGCTCCGGACTCGTTTGTTTGGCTAGCATCAAGGTCAGGAGTTTATACTGCGAAATCCGGGTATTATGTTGCTGCATCAAAGGAACTGACCGCTAACAGAGATGAGGCAAGACCCCTACAAGATCAGAACCTTTACAAAGCCATTTGGGCTAGCAAAATACCGCCAAAGCTACACCTATTTCTCTGGAAGATAACACAAGGAGCGCTAGCACTTGGAGAAAACTTG ATATGGTCCTCACACATCTGGACTTCTCCCTTTGACCCAAGGCTTTACGACTCCTATACTGAAGCTTTCCTCGGCTCAACAGCGGCCACCAACCTCCCACCATTAGGAGTAGAAACCAACCTCTTTCCTTGGATCACTTGGGGAATCTGGACAGCAAGAAACTCCTATGTGTTTGAGAATAGATACTTCACACCTGTGGAAATCATCTCAAAAGCTATCAGAATGGCAAGAGAATGGAGCATCGCGCAATCACCTCCACACTCAACTCCCTCGTCACATCACAACCGAGTGCTTCCACCAACCCTGACATCCACAtttgtagtttgttttactGATGCAGCTTGGCAGGCCGGATCAAACAGAGCAGGTTGTGGATGGATCCTCAAGGACCACCGTGATGCGTGGCTGAAGCAGGGAACGAGTATCTTCAACCACACTTCATCGCCTCTGATGGCTGAAGCTCTCGCAGTCAGAACAGCTCTCCTCAACGCCCTCGATGCGGGCTATACCAGAATCTGTATTAAATCAGATTGTCAAGCACTTGTTGCTATTATCTCCTCGAAACAACACCCGACGGATCTCCACGGAATCACTCGGGACATCGAGCATCTATCTCTCTCCTTTGAATGTATCTCCTTTGTTTTCATTTCCAGAATCTTGAATTCGGCGGCTGATGCCCTTGCGAAATCATCTCTATACTCTGCCCCCACCAACTAG